The genomic interval GCTTCGCGAACGTCGGTGATGTTACGGAAAACCCGGCCATAGATGGCCTGCTCTTTCAAGGTGCGGTTGAACCGTTCGGCAACTCCATTGGTCTGGGGTTCGGCAACAAAGGCAAAGCTGGGAGTGATCCCCCAGAACTTGATCTGGTTCTGAAAATGGTCTGAGAGGTACTGGGTGCCGTGATCCATACGC from Desulfuromonas thiophila carries:
- a CDS encoding integrase core domain-containing protein translates to RMDHGTQYLSDHFQNQIKFWGITPSFAFVAEPQTNGVAERFNRTLKEQAIYGRVFRNITDVREAVMTFVELYNSEWRVEKNGFRSPDEIRQAA